A region from the Bactrocera dorsalis isolate Fly_Bdor chromosome 1, ASM2337382v1, whole genome shotgun sequence genome encodes:
- the LOC105223573 gene encoding DNA-directed RNA polymerase I subunit RPA2 → MKLYPTLTNSRPDFKKFPDKLNEHLENFGAPHLNSFNEMLTDGLANCAKYMTPISFKTPAGEQIELRIESIQIARPQVPMAVIDVQNRLTYPTESRQLHTSYMGMCTVRVGWTVSGLEKAPIDVDLGEVPIMLKSSACNIGSLKPEEMVKHGEHDTEWGGIFIIKGNERIIRMLLMSRRNYPIAVKRSSWKDRGANFSEIGIMVRTVREDETSYNNVLHFLNNGTAKLMFSQMKMMSYIPICLILRCLVDFTDEQIYRHLVRGYEKDQYYVSCVQTMLRDVHGEGLHTHKDCKSYLGKIFRSKFPEVPEWKTDADVTDFILNERILIHLGTHREKFDMLVFMVQKLFQCAQGNYKIENVDSVMMQEVLLSGHLYQKFLADRIELWLQYAKKYLLRRLETPDALITPTLLTNCLRNAGGVSHAMESFLATGNAPSRSGLGLMQNSGLVVMAENINRIRYMSHFRAVHRGSYFTTMRTTEARQLLPDAWGYICPVHTPDGAPCGLLNHLTVSCRISRIPKKELVMAIPKYLIEMGMIPLDSEVYDSNAKLFVVFLEGKLLGYIRQADADKIVNKLRLLKIEGHLPEMMEIAYIPYKAKGQFPGLFLFVGPARLMRPVKNLALGKIEYIGSLEQVYMDIAIDLKEFYPGFTTHMELSKTEFLSNLANLIPMPDYNQSPRNMYQCQMGKQTMGTPCLNWPKQAANKLYRLQTPTTPLFRPVHHDNVQLDDFAMGTNAIVAVISYTGYDMEDAMIINKSAHERGFAYGSIYKSKFIELDGASYFARSPHLPELNKMLDNDGLPHAGTKLWHGCPFYCYFDADTSTYKVVKLDEKEDCVVDSVRYCGSFKANARRMVCVTLRIPRPPTIGDKFASRAGQKGICSQRFPAEDLPFSETGLIPDIVFNPHGFPSRMTIAMMIETMAGKSAALHGLVHDATPFRFSEKHTAIDYFGRLLEAGGYNYYGTERLYSGVDGREMTADIFFGVVHYQRLRHMVFDKWQVRSTGPVDAITQQPIKGRKRGGGVRFGEMERDALISHGAAFLLQDRLFHNSDKTHTLVCSKCGSILAPLKKIIKRTETGKLQSMPDTCRLCGNGAAVGYIEIPFSFKYLVTELSSVNINARFKLMTI, encoded by the exons atgaaattatatccGACATTAACAAATAGTCGTCCCGACTTCAAAAAATTCCCGGATAAACTAAACGAG CATTTAGAAAATTTTGGAGCACCACATTTGAATTCCTTCAATGAAATGTTAACCGATGGCTTGGCGAATTGTGCAAAGTATATGACTCCAATTAGCTTCAAAACACCAGCGGGCGAACAAATAGAACTCCGTATAGAAAGTATACAAATTGCGCGTCCACAAGTGCCTATGGCTGTGATAGATGTGCAAAATCGTTTAACATACCCAACCGAGTCAAGACAATTGCATACCTCGTACATGGGCATGTGCACTGTGCGTGTGGGATGGACAGTTAGTGGTTTGGAGAAGGCACCAATAGATGTCGATCTCGGTGAGGTACCTATAATGCTTAAGTCTAGTGCGTGTAATATCGGTTCACTAAAGCCGGAGGAAATGGTAAAACATGGCGAACACGATACTGAATGGGgaggaatatttattataaaaggcAATGAACGAATTATACGTATGCTTCTGATGAGTAGACGCAATTACCCGATCGCAGTAAAACGTTCCTCATGGAAGGATCGTGGTGCAAATTTTAGTGAAATTGGCATAATGGTGCGCACAGTGCGGGAAGATGAGACCTCTTATAACAATGTATTACACTTTCTCAACAACGGAACTGCAAAACTTATGTTTTCTCAAATGAAAATGATGTCATATATACCGATATGTCTAATATTACGCTGTTTGGTGGATTTTACTGATGAACAGATTTACCGCCATCTAGTACGCGGTTACGAAAAAGACCAGTATTATGTATCATGTGTGCAGACAATGCTTAGAGATGTCCACGGCGAGGGACTGCATACACATAAAGATTGTAAATCATATTTAGGAAAGATTTTCCGTTCAAAATTCCCTGAAGTGCCAGAATGGAAAACCGATGCAGATGTTACTGACTTCATTCTAAATGAAAGAATACTCATACATCTGGGAACACATAGAGAAAAGTTCGATATGTTAGTATTTATGGTGCAAAAGTTGTTTCAATGTGCACAAGGCAACTATAAAATCGAAAATGTAGATTCGGTAATGATGCAAGAGGTTTTACTTTCcg gTCACTTGTATCAGAAATTTTTAGCTGATCGTATCGAGCTATGGCTACAAtatgcgaaaaaatatttacttagacGTTTAGAAACCCCAGACGCGCTTATAACTCCAACTCTGCTTACAAATTGTTTACGAAATGCAGGTGGCGTTTCGCACGCCATGGAATCCTTCCTCGCCACCGGTAATGCGCCTTCGCGTTCTGGTTTGGGTCTAATGCAGAATTCTGGTTTGGTTGTAATGGCAGAAAATATCAATCGCATTCGTTACATGTCACATTTTCGTGCAGTACATCGTGGTTCATACTTTACAACAATGCGTACAACCGAAGCACGTCAATTGCTACCGGATGCTTGGGGCTACATTTGTCCCGTCCATACGCCTGATGGTGCGCCTTGTGGTTTGCTCAATCACTTGACTGTATCTTGTCGCATATCACGCATACCGAAAAAAGAGCTAGTTATG gctATACCAAAGTATCTAATAGAAATGGGCATGATACCTCTGGACTCGGAAGTCTATGATTCGAATGCCAAGTTATTTGTAGTATTCCTGGAAGGAAAACTATTAGGCTACATTCGTCAAGCAGATGCAGACAAAATAGTGAATAAGCTACGTTTGTTGAAGATAGAAGGGCATTTACCTGAAATGATGGAAATAGCATACATACCTTATAAAGCTAAGGGTCAGTTTCCaggtttatttctttttgttggaCCAGCACGCTTAATGCGTCCAGTGAAGAATTTAGCGCTTGGAAAAATTGAATACATTGGCTCGCTTGAGCAAGTGTACATGGATATTGCCATTGATTTGAAAGAGTTTTATCCAGGCTTCACAACACATATGGAATTGTCCAAGACCGAATTTCTTAGCAACTTGGCAAATCTAATACCAATGCCGGACTACAATCAATCGCCGAG AAATATGTATCAGTGTCAGATGGGTAAGCAAACTATGGGCACGCCATGCCTTAACTGGCCCAAACAAGCTGCTAACAAGTTGTACCGCTTGCAAACGCCCACAACACCGCTCTTCAGACCAGTGCATCACGACAATGTTCAACTCGATGACTTTGCCATGGGCACAAACGCTATAGTGGCAGTTATTTCTTATACCGGCTACGATATGGAGGATGCCATGATAATAAACAAGTCCGCACATGAGCGTGGCTTCGCTTATGGCAGcatatataaatcaaaattcaTCGAATTAGATGGTGCGAGTTATTTTGCACGTAGTCCACATCTGCCAGAATTGAATAAGATGTTGGACAATGACGGTTTGCCACATGCTGGCACAAAACTTTGGCATGGTTGCCCTTTTTATTG TTACTTTGACGCTGACACCTCCACTTATAAAGTGGTAAAATTAGACGAAAAGGAAGATTGTGTTGTGGATAGCGTACGCTATTGCGGTAGTTTTAAGGCGAACGCACGCCGTATGGTATGCGTGACACTACGCATACCACGTCCACCCACAATAGGAGACAAATTCGCTTCACGCGCTGGACAAAAAGGGATCTGTTCACAACGTTTTCCTGCCGAAGATTTACCATTCAGTGAAACCGGGCTTATACCAGACATTGTTTTCAACCCTCACGGTTTCCCATCGCGTATGACAATAGCTATGATGATCGAAACAATGGCGGGCAAAAGTGCTGCTTTGCATGGTCTCGTACACGATGCAACACCATTCCGCTTTTCAGAGAAACACACCGCCATCGATTATTTTGGGCGTTTACTAGAGGCCGGTGGTTATAATTACTACGGCACGGAACGCCTTTACTCCGGCGTAGATGGCCGTGAAATGACGGCAGACATATTCTTTGGCGTGGTACATTATCAGCGGCTACGTCACATGGTATTCGACAAGTGGCAGGTACGTTCAACAGGTCCCGTCGATGCCATAACACAACAGCCCATAAAGGGTCGCAAACGTGGTGGTGGCGTACGTTTCGGTGAGATGGAACGCGATGCCTTAATATCACATGGCGCCGCCTTTCTGCTTCAAGATCGGCTCTTCCACAACTCTGATAAAACGCATACATTAGTGTGTAGCAAATGTGGCAGTATATTAGCACCGCTGAAGAAGATTATTAAGCGCACAGAGACTGGTAAATTGCAATCGATGCCAGACACATGCCGCTTGTGCGGTAATGGCGCCGCTGTGGGATACATTGAAATACcattctctttcaaatatttagtAACCGAGCTGAGCTCGGTAAATATTAATGCAAGATTTAAGTTGATGACTATCTAa